ATTATACTTCTCGAAGAAAGTGAACATGGGCATGGGCATCTCGCCCCACCACACCGGGTAGCCGACGTAGATTTCGTCGAATTCTTCGGGGTTCACGTTCACCGGCTTGATGGCCGGGCGCGCGTCCTGCGCAAGTTCCTTCTTGGCCACATTGATGCAGTCGTCGTAACCCTTGGGGTATTCCTTCGCAGGCTCCACGTGCAGGAGCGTGCCGCCCGTCTTTTTCGCAATCATCTCGGCAATGATTTCGGTATTGCCCTTGGAAATGTTCCCGACGGAGTAGTTTTCGTCGGCGCGGGAATAATAAACGACGAGGATTTTCTTTTCTGCTGCCATAGAGACTCCTAGAAGAAGTGATAAAAGAATCAAGGTGATTTTTTTCATGGGATCCGCCTTTTTTTTCTTGAACCGGTTGCCTTTAATATAAATAATTTCAGGACGGCCGCGTAATGCGTAATTTTTATGCCCACTATGCGTGTGACGCATAGCAGATTTATTATATTCTCCCCCAAAAGGGGCTTTTTATGTTTGTCGAGACCTACATTTTGCGATTGCTGGCCGGGTTCCTGGAATACGGGACGCTTTCTGCCGTTGCGGACAAGCTCTACACTTCGCAGCCGGCGGTGAGCCGCGCGTTCAAGAAGCTGGAAGACGAAATAGGCGCACCTCTCTTTGAGCGCAAAAAGAACCGCATCGAGCTGAACGAGAAGGGTCGCACGGTTGCCGAATATGCGAAGCGCATCATGGATTTGCAAAGCGAGATGATGGAAAAGGTGAACCCGCAGGGAGCGGGCACGCGCACGTTCTCCATCGCGTCGGTGGCCATTCTCCCCGCCATGCGGATGGTGCAGGAACTGCAGGAGAAATACCCCGGCGCGCAGGTCACCTACGAGATTATCGACAACGAGGCGGGAGTGCTGAAGGCGCTGAACGATGGCACTGCGGATATCGGCATCACGCTTAAGGCCCCCCGTGCAAAGAAATACCGTGCCGAAAAATACATGCAGGAGCGGCTCTCGATTGCGCTCCCCAAGAAGCACCCGCTTGCCAAGCGCAAGTCCATCCGACTCCGGGAACTCAAGGGCGAAACCATCATCCAGCGCAGCAACGTAGGGTTCTGGGAGCAGGTCAAACGCAAGAAGATTCCCGACGTCACCTTCATCAAGCACGACAGCACGAAGGGCATTTCAAAGCTCATCGAGCAGTCTTCGCTGTTGACGTTCGTTTCGGACCAGAAGTTCGATTACGAAATTCCCAAGGACCGCAAGATTGTACCGCTCGCCGACCGCGAAATGAACGTGGAATTTTTTAAGGTGAAGTTAATGAAATAGCGCGCGGGCGCTGCATTGTCGCGACTTACTTCCTGATGAACTTTTCGTCGGTCTTGGGCTTGGTGTTGTCGGGCGTGTAGCGTTCGACAGTCATTTTCAAGTCGTACTTGTCGCGGAGTTTCGCAATCGTCTTCATCATGGGTGAGGCGTGGTGCACGTCGATGGCCGCCTGGTTTTCCCACGCGTCAATCAGCAAGATAGTCTCGGGATCGTCTAGCGACTGGAAATATTCGTAGCGGATGTTGCCCTTCTCGGCACGGATTTTCGCCACCGTCCCGCTAGAAACCATCTCTTCGGCGAACTTCTTTGCCGCCCCGTTCTTACCCGTATAACGCAGGTTTACCGTAATGTTGCTCATGGCACTCTCC
This genomic stretch from Fibrobacter sp. UWB16 harbors:
- a CDS encoding putative quinol monooxygenase; the protein is MSNITVNLRYTGKNGAAKKFAEEMVSSGTVAKIRAEKGNIRYEYFQSLDDPETILLIDAWENQAAIDVHHASPMMKTIAKLRDKYDLKMTVERYTPDNTKPKTDEKFIRK
- a CDS encoding flavodoxin, yielding MAAEKKILVVYYSRADENYSVGNISKGNTEIIAEMIAKKTGGTLLHVEPAKEYPKGYDDCINVAKKELAQDARPAIKPVNVNPEEFDEIYVGYPVWWGEMPMPMFTFFEKYNLKGKTIHPFVTHEGSGLSGVARLKKVTGANVTPGLAIYGHVAQNERDKAQKEVDKWVK
- a CDS encoding LysR family transcriptional regulator; its protein translation is MFVETYILRLLAGFLEYGTLSAVADKLYTSQPAVSRAFKKLEDEIGAPLFERKKNRIELNEKGRTVAEYAKRIMDLQSEMMEKVNPQGAGTRTFSIASVAILPAMRMVQELQEKYPGAQVTYEIIDNEAGVLKALNDGTADIGITLKAPRAKKYRAEKYMQERLSIALPKKHPLAKRKSIRLRELKGETIIQRSNVGFWEQVKRKKIPDVTFIKHDSTKGISKLIEQSSLLTFVSDQKFDYEIPKDRKIVPLADREMNVEFFKVKLMK